CCCCACCTTCACGCGGGGGCCCGCCACCGACTCCTCCACCCGCAGGCCGTTGAGCCCCGCCCGCCGCACGGTGAGCGCGTAGCGCGCGGCGCCGTCCGCCGTGTCGCGCCGGGGCCAGGCGAGCCGCAGCCGCTGGCCCCACCACTCCAGCGGATGTCCGCCGTACAGCGCCTCCTCCTCCGCGGGCGCGGAAGCCCCCTGGACCGCCAGGGCCCGCTTCACCCTCACCATGTCCGCCGCGGACTCCCACCGCGCCTCGCGCTCCTCCTCTTCCTCCGGCCGCGAGTCCTTCTGGGCCAGGGGCGTCCCGCCGCCGTGCACCCGCAGAGGCCGTCCTCCCTGCCACCAGGACAGCTCCTGCCGGTTGCCCCGGGCGTCGTAGGTGCTCCACTCCCCGTCGCGCAGGCCGCGCGCGTAGTGGCCCTCCACGTGCGTGATGCCGCTCGCGAAGAAGTGGGCGTAGGGGCCCTGGAGCCGGCCGTCCGCGTACGTCCTGCTCTCCAGCACGCGCCCGTCCAGGGCCAGGTCCTCCACCACGCCTTCCAGCCGCCCCCTGTTGAAGCGGGCGCGGAACACCACCGCCTCCGGCATGGACGCGTCGTGGAGGCGCCATTCGCCCACTTCCAGCCCGTTCGCGTACTCACCGTCCGCGAGCAGCCGCCCCTCCCGGTCCCAGCGCGACCAGCGCCCGTCGCGCCGTCCCTTCGCGTACGCCTCGCGGAAGAGCAACTGTCCCCGCGCGGTCCTCAGCCACGAGGGCCCCGCTGGCGACTCCAGCACCGTCAGGCAGCGGGACAGCACGTGGCCCCCTGGCGACGAATCGCGCCGCAAGGTGGTCCCGGTGGGACAGGCGTCCAGGCTCCAGCGGTCCGCCACGAATCCGCCCGCGGCGAGCCCCAGCAGCGCCAGCGCTCCCGCCCCGGCCCAGGAGGACGGCAGCGTCGCCGGGGGGCCCTGCGGCGCGGCCCGGGAGGCCCGGGGCAAGCCATGCTGTCCCCGGCTCAGCTGGTGGAGGATGCCCTCGCGCATCCACAGCGTCCCGCAGGAGGCGCACGGCACCACCGCGACGCCCTGGAACACCACCGTCGAGCACGCGCCCCCGCAGGAGGCGCACCTCGCCGGCCTGCCTCCGGGCTCCTCCAGCATCCGGCGCAGCGCATCCGCGCGCAGGCCGCGCTCGGTGAGGACCTGGTCCTGCTCCCGGGCGGTCAGCAGGTCGCCACCGCAGGCGTCGCAGTGGGCCCCCAGCCGCCCCTCGCTCCGCCACAGCGGGACCGCCGCCGGGCAGTCCGGGCAGTCGTAGCCCGCCTCCTGCCGCGCGGCCTCCGGGGCCGCGGCGGCCTCCACGTCCGCCGCCTCCACGCCCACCGCCTCCGCGTCGCGCCACGTCCACCACACGGCCCTCAGGAAACCCAGTTGCAGGCCCAGGAGCACCGCGTCCACGCAGAGCACGGCCAGACCCCAGCGCGGCGAGCGCGTGAGGAACTCCGAGGTGAGCAGCAACGCCACCCCGCCCTGAAGCAGCACGATGCCGGACGCGCAGGCCCTCAGCATCCGCGCGCGGGCGTGCGGCAGCTCGGACAGGACGCTCGCCAGCCGGGGCAGTCCCGCCAGCAGCAGGCCCGCCACCAGCCCCGCCGCCACCGACGCGGGCCGGGACGCGGGAAGCGCGCCGCGCCCCCGGAGGCCCTGCACCGCCACCGCCAGGAACAGGGCCCACGCGAGCCAGGGCACCAGCGACACCGCGAGCCCCCAGGGCCGGGGCGGCGCGCTCCACAGCCACGGCCCCAGCACCCAGGCCTCCAGGAACCGGGGCATCACCTCTGGCGAAGCCAGTTGCCCGAGCCGGGCCATCCCGAACGCGCCCATGAACAGCAGGGCCCACTTCGCGCCGTCGCGCGTGGCCCCTCCGCCGTTCGCCTCGACGGCGGCCCCCTCATTGACTTGTGAAGACATTTCCCCTCGGGATGAGACGGCGCGCAGTCTAATCACATCCCGTTGTCATCCGGAAAACCCTCCCCGAGAAACCCCGCCTCAGGGCAGGGATTGACCCGGCCGACCCGCCTTGCCTATACGTCCGCGCTCCGAGGGGGGACGGGCATGGGAGCCCGAGCCCTGATGTCTTCCAGACCTGTCTTTGATTTCAGGGAAACAATCCATGTCATTGCTCCGCAGCATCTGTCCGTGGGTCCTGGGTGGCATTTGCCTCATGGCTACGACAGAGCCCCAGGCCCAGGGACGAAATGGTTCACGTGTGTCCCATTGGAAGGCGTTGCCCGGCTCCAGCGTGAAGATGGGGGACGCTACCCGTGAGGGTTCCGGGAGCGTGCTGCCGGACAAGCAGGCCTTCTGCCAGGACGTGAAGGCGGTGGTGCGCACGGTGGGCAAGGGCTTCAAGCCGCTGCGAGGGCAGGCCCAGCGGGGCAACACGGAGGAGCTCTCCATCTGGGAGTCCACGAAGAACATCCAGGACCTGCGCTGCTCCGTCTACCAGACACGGGTGCTGGGGGATTACGTGTACTGCGTCCAGACGAACCAGGAGTGCTCGCCCGCGCAGGACCGCTTCCACCTGCTCTCCAGCTACCTGATGAGCACGTGCTACCCGGGCTGGAGCTGGCAGGACTCCCGGCTGGACTCGTGGGACACCTATTCACAGCGCCGGATGGTGATGGCCACCAACGAAGAGGGGCTGCGCATCTCGCTGGAGATGGGCCGGGCGAAGGACTCCTACTCCCGCTGTGACGTGACGCTCACCTTCGAGCTGCTCTGAAGCGCGGCGTCCGCGAGCCCCGCCAGCAGCAGCACCGGCGCGACCAGCACCGCGCCGAACCAGGCCAGCGCGTAGAGGACTCCGAAGCCCATGCTCCAGGGGCCTCCCACGACGGTCCCGGACAGCACGCTTACGGACTCACGGCCTCCGCCCAGGTGCAGCGCCAGGTAGAGCGCGCAGATGCCCAGCGCGGCCATGACGAACGGGTGTCGCATCATCGGTGCGCCTCCAGGCGCGGCGCCCGCGCCAGACGCCAGAGCGGTCCTTCGACGAGCGCGTACAGCAGCACCGCGTCCGCGAGCGGATTGCCCGCCGCGAAGCGCACGCCGGTGTCGTCGTGCACCGGAAAGGCCGCGAAGTGGAGGCTCGTGAGCAGCCCGTCCAACGCCTCTTCGTCGTCGAACGCCGCCGCCCCCACGAGCGCGAGCCCGCTGGAGCCCGCGTTCGCGTTCACCCATGGAATCGTGGGCCCGGAGTCGATGTCCTGCATCGCCTCCACCTCCGCTGGCCATTCCGCCGCCCACGCGAAGCCCAGCGTCTGCCCCAGGAGCGCGGCGCGGGCCCGCTGGTATTGGTCGCTCGCGAAGTCCGCGTCCACCACCTGGAGCATGTGCGCCGCGAGCCACAACGTGGAGCCCTCCGGCCCGTCCTTCGTCACGCCGTCGTAGGTGAAGCTGGACACGAGCAGACCGGTCCGGCGGTCGGACAGGTGCTCCCGCGCGGAAGCCACCCACCGGCGAAGGAGCGCGCCATGGTCCCGCCCGTCCACCTGGTCCGACAGGCGCAGCGCCGCGAGCGCCACCGTGTTGCAGAAGGTCCAGCCCTCATCCGGGTAGCTCTCCGCCGCGAGCACCGGCGCGCGCTCCAACTGTCCGGCGATGAGGTCCACGCGCTCGCGCAGGAGCGGTGCGTAGTCCGCGCGCGTCTCCACCACCTGGCGCGCGGCGAGCATCAACGCCAGCTCACCGTCCACGAAGAGGCTGCGCCCGCCCGGGTCCTTGAAGGGGCCTGCGTGCACGTAGGGGAGGAAGAAGGCCTCGTGCGCCCGCCGTTCGTCTCGCAGCGTCCGGGCGATGAGGCTGTCCACGACCGCCAGGTGCTCCGCCTTTCGCGCGGGCTCCGACAGCGCGAGGTTCGCGAACGACAGCACGGAGAAGGTGCGCACCATCAAGTCCCACTCCGGGTTCGAGCGGTGGAGCACGTCGCGCTCCGCGCTCGACTCCTGGAGCGAGAACGCGCGTTGGCGCAAGGCCAGCGCCGCCGTCAGCGCTTCCCGGTCGCGGGGCCGGAACAGCAGGTGGAGCGCGGGCAGCCACACCGCCACGGCCAGCACCAGCAGCACGAGTTTGCGTCGCATGCCCGGCAGTCTCGGCCGGGGGCAGGGCCGCGGCGTGGCCCCTCGGGCCGGACGGTCGGCGCCGCGCGCTGAACGGTCGCGGAGACGCCATTGTCCCAATTCGCCGGGCCCGCGTGTCTCAAGGGCCATGAAGACACCTGGATGGACGGCGCTGACGATAGGAGTGTTCCTGGGAGGCTTTGGCCTGATGAAGCCCCCTTCTGCGGAGGCGTGCGGACGCCCCCTGTGCACTGTGCAGGACAGCCGCGTTCCCCTGCCACCGGACGCGGTCGTCCCGGCGAACGTGCCGGCCCTGGTGGTGGTGCCTCCTGCCTATGAGTGGGTGGAGGAGCAGAGCCTGCGCTTGCGAACGGAAGGTGTGGATGTGGAGGCACGCGTCCTCAGGGGTCCCGGGAACAGCGGCGTGCTCGCCCCGGCCGCCCCGCTCGTCCCCGGAACGCGCTATCGCCTGGA
The sequence above is drawn from the Corallococcus sp. NCRR genome and encodes:
- a CDS encoding toxin-antitoxin system YwqK family antitoxin, which gives rise to MSSQVNEGAAVEANGGGATRDGAKWALLFMGAFGMARLGQLASPEVMPRFLEAWVLGPWLWSAPPRPWGLAVSLVPWLAWALFLAVAVQGLRGRGALPASRPASVAAGLVAGLLLAGLPRLASVLSELPHARARMLRACASGIVLLQGGVALLLTSEFLTRSPRWGLAVLCVDAVLLGLQLGFLRAVWWTWRDAEAVGVEAADVEAAAAPEAARQEAGYDCPDCPAAVPLWRSEGRLGAHCDACGGDLLTAREQDQVLTERGLRADALRRMLEEPGGRPARCASCGGACSTVVFQGVAVVPCASCGTLWMREGILHQLSRGQHGLPRASRAAPQGPPATLPSSWAGAGALALLGLAAGGFVADRWSLDACPTGTTLRRDSSPGGHVLSRCLTVLESPAGPSWLRTARGQLLFREAYAKGRRDGRWSRWDREGRLLADGEYANGLEVGEWRLHDASMPEAVVFRARFNRGRLEGVVEDLALDGRVLESRTYADGRLQGPYAHFFASGITHVEGHYARGLRDGEWSTYDARGNRQELSWWQGGRPLRVHGGGTPLAQKDSRPEEEEEREARWESAADMVRVKRALAVQGASAPAEEEALYGGHPLEWWGQRLRLAWPRRDTADGAARYALTVRRAGLNGLRVEESVAGPRVKVGTDAAVPATGTGAQVVSQEAP
- a CDS encoding linalool dehydratase/isomerase domain-containing protein codes for the protein MRRKLVLLVLAVAVWLPALHLLFRPRDREALTAALALRQRAFSLQESSAERDVLHRSNPEWDLMVRTFSVLSFANLALSEPARKAEHLAVVDSLIARTLRDERRAHEAFFLPYVHAGPFKDPGGRSLFVDGELALMLAARQVVETRADYAPLLRERVDLIAGQLERAPVLAAESYPDEGWTFCNTVALAALRLSDQVDGRDHGALLRRWVASAREHLSDRRTGLLVSSFTYDGVTKDGPEGSTLWLAAHMLQVVDADFASDQYQRARAALLGQTLGFAWAAEWPAEVEAMQDIDSGPTIPWVNANAGSSGLALVGAAAFDDEEALDGLLTSLHFAAFPVHDDTGVRFAAGNPLADAVLLYALVEGPLWRLARAPRLEAHR